In Lactococcus protaetiae, the genomic window ACTGAAATCCTCATGCACCTCATTCGCCGCAGTCATCATCCTGAGTTTATGGGCAAGGTCAAAGAGGCGCTGAACACCGTGCATGGCGGCTTTGCCTACCTGATTATGACCGAGCATTCGATTTTGGCGGCGCTTGACCCGAATGGCTTCCGTCCACTTTCTATCGGTCAAATGAGCAATGGTGCGATTGTTGTTGCCTCTGAAACTTGTGCCTTTGATGTGGTCGGTGCGACTTGGTTACAAGATGTCCAACCCGGCGAAATCATCGAAATCAATGATGACGGCATTCATGTGGACCAATTTACAGACAGTACCAATCTCACGATTTGCAGTATGGAATACATCTATTTTGCACGCCCTGACAGCAATATCATGGGGGTCAACGTGCATACTGCTCGCAAGCGTTCAGGCAGAATTCTTGCCCGCGAGGCGCATATTGACGCGGATATCGTCATCGGTGTGCCAAATTCCTCGCTCAGCGCAGCCAGTGGCTATGCCGAAGAAAGCGGTCTGCCCTACGAAATGGGACTGATTAAAAATCAATATGTGGCACGAACCTTTATCCAGCCCACCCAAGAGCTCCGCGAGCAAGGCGTGCGCATGAAACTCAGCGCCGTCCGTGGTGTTGTTGAGGGTAAACGGGTCATCATGGTTGACGACAGCATTGTCAGAGGAACCACCAGCAAGCGCATCGTCCGCCTCCTCAAAGACGCAGGCGCAGCCGAAGTCCATGTCGCCATCGCCAGCCCCGCCCTCAAATATCCTTGCTTTTACGGCATTGACATCCAAGACCGCGACGAACTCATCGCAGCCAGCCACACCACCGACGAAATCTGCACCCTCATCGGCGCTGACAGCCTGACCTACCTCAGCCAAGAGGGTCTCGTCGAGGCTATCGGACACGACAAGCTCACACTTGCCTATTTTGACGGGAAATATCCTACGCCGCTTTATGATTATGAGGAGGAATATTTGGAGAGTTTGGAGAAGAATGGGGTGAGATAAAATCCATCATTACTGATAACAGATGAGAATACTGACAGAAATCTCTGTCAGTATTTTTCACAATCAAAAAGTTTGACCAATACTGACCAATCAGGTATAATAGGAATGTAGTGAGAAGAGCTCACTAAAAACTGAATGGAAAAGGAGTGAAATTGAGTTCGCCCTCCTTGAAGCTATACAATTAGATAAAATGGAACCTGCACGCTATGCAGAACCTCATTTTCCTAAATTGTTACGCTTCAGAGCAGTCGGGCTCACATCTTAATTATGGACATCGAAAAAATGACAACAACAATGCAAGAAAGTCTTGCTGCGGCGCAGCAAATTGCGCAGACGCGGCATCAGCAGGCGATTGAGATTCCGCATTTGTGGCGGATTTTTGTGCAACCGAATAGTTTTGGAGCAAATTTTTATCAGGATTTGGGGATCAATCTGGACGAATTTACGTCCGTGATTGAGCAAGAAATTGACAAGATTCCATCAGTGGAAGGCAGTTCGGTCAGTTATGGGCAAGGGCTGAGTCAAGACTTGTTCAAACTTTTGAATGAAGCAGATCAGATTGCTAAGAAAATGGGCGATGAATATCTCTCAACCGAAATCGTCTTGCTGGCGCTCTTTGAGTTGAGGCAAAATTCATTGACCCAATATCTGACAACGCATGGCGTGAGCAGACAAAAGGCTGATGAAGCCGTGAAAAATCTACGTGGAGGTGATAAAGTGACGAGTCAAAATGCAGAAGAAACTTACAAAGCGCTAGAAAAATACGGTGTGGACCTCGTACAACAGGTCAAATCGGGCAAGCAAGACCCTGTGATTGGGCGTGATGAGGAGATTCGCGATGTGATTCGCGTACTTTCTCGGAAAACGAAAAATAATCCGGTGCTGATTGGTGAGCCGGGTGTTGGTAAAACAGCGATTGTTGAGGGTTTGGCGCAACGGATTGTGCGCAAGGACGTGCCTGAAAATCTGAAAGACAAGACGATTTTCTCGCTGGATATGGGCGCATTGATTGCGGGTGCGAAATATCGGGGCGAGTTTGAAGAACGCTTGAAAGCGGTGCTGAACGAGGTCAAAAAGTCTGATGGGCAAATCATTTTGTTCATTGACGAGCTGCACACGATTGTAGGCGCAGGTAAAACCGAAGGTTCGATGGATGCAGGAAATCTGCTCAAGCCAATGTTGGCACGTGGTGAGCTGCATTTGATTGGTGCGACTACACTCGACGAATATCGTAAATACATGGAAACCGACAAGGCACTAGAACGCCGTTTTCAAAAGGTTTTAGTGACAGAGCCAACGGTTGAGGATACGATTTCCATTTTGCGTGGGCTGAAAGAGCGCTTTGAAATTCATCACGGCGTGACGATTCATGATAACGCGCTCGTGGCAGCTGCAACTCTATCCAATCGCTATATCACTGACCGCTTTTTGCCCGACAAAGCGATTGACCTGGTTGACGAAGCCTGCGCGACCATTCGGGTGGAAATGAATTCTTTGCCCACCGAGCTTGACCAAGCCAATCGTCGTCTGATGCAGCTTGAAATCGAAGAAGCAGCACTCAAAAAAGAACGCGATGATGCGTCTAAAAAACGGCTGGAAATCTTACGTGCCGAAATCGCTGAACTTCGTGAAGAAAATAATCAACTCAAAAGCCAATGGGAAGCGGAGAAAAAGGAAGTCGGCAAGATTTCTGAAAAACGCAACGAGCTAGAACAAGCACGTCATGAGCTTGATGAGGCGCAAAATGACGGCAATCTCGAAAAAGCTGCAGCGCTGCGCTATGGCAAAATTCCTGAAATTGAAAAAACGCTCAAGGAACTTGAAGAGAAGGCGAAATCTGATGATTTGAGTTTGGTGCAAGAGTCTGTCACAGAGGAGCAAATTGCCGAAGTGGTCGGGCGCATGACAGGCATTCCCATTACCAAGCTGGTTGAGGGCGAGCGTGAAAAACTACTCCATCTGCCAGAAACCTTGCACGAGCGTGTGGTGGGGCAAGATGAAGCCGTTGAGGCAGTATCTGATGCTATTATCCGTGCGCGGGCAGGCATTCAAGACCCCAATCGTCCGCTGGGTTCTTTCCTTTTCCTCGGTCCGACTGGGGTCGGTAAGACTGAGCTTGCCAAGGCGTTGGCTGAAAATCTATTTGACAGCGAGGAGCATATGGTGCGGATTGACATGAGCGAGTACATGGAAAAGCACAGTGTATCGCGGCTGGTCGGCGCCCCTCCAGGCTATGTCGGCTACGACGAGGGTGGCCAGCTGACCGAAGCCGTGCGGCGCAATCCTTACACGATTATCCTGCTTGACGAGATTGAAAAAGCGCACCCTGACGTGTTCAATATTCTCTTGCAAGTCTTGGACGACGGGCGTTTGACAGATTCCAAAGGTGTTCTGGTTGATTTCAAAAACACAGTGCTGATTATGACGTCAAATGTTGGCTCGCAGTATTTACTTGACGCTGTCAGTGCTGACGGAAAGCTGTCAGAAGAGGTCAATGAAGCCGTCATGGCGCAACTCCGTGCGCATTTCAAACCCGAGTTTCTCAATCGGATTGACGACACGATTATCTTCAAGCCTTTGTCGCTTGACAACATTAAAAACATTATCGTCAAAATGACGAGTCTGCTGACCAAACGTTTGGAAGAAATGGAAGTGACCCTTGAGCTGACCGACGAGGTCAAGACATGGATTGCCGAAAATGCCTACGAACCAGCCTATGGCGCGCGTCCACTGAAACGCTATCTGACAAAAGTTATTGAAAATCCACTCGCGAAATTGATTGTTGGTGGGAAGATTTTACCGAAATCGAAGGTTTTGGTAGAGTTGAATGATGGGCAGATTGATTTTGAGATTCAGTCTATTTCTGAATAAAAATTAGAACCGCTGAGTGCATGATTTTCAGCGGTTTTTTGCTTGCTCTTGGCTGAATAAAAAGGTAAAAAATGGTAAAATTAAAGGAAGTAAAAAGAGTTTGGAGAGAGAATGACAGCACAAAATCAAAGACAAGAACTACAACGAAATATCTGGTCTATTGCTGACCAAGTTCGTGGCGCTGTGGACGGGTGGGACTTTAAACAGTACATTCTAGGGATTTTGTTCTACCGTTTTATCAGTGAAAACTTTCAAAATTATATAGAAGCAGGTGACCCAGAAGTTCACTATTCGGATTACCCAGATGAAGCGATTAGCCCTGAGATTATTGATGACGCAGTAAAAACGAAGGGTTACTACATTGCACCCAGTCAACTTTTCTCAAATGTTGAGAAGACTGCGCGTGAAAATGCTGATTTGAATACAGACCTCAAAGCAATTTTTACCGCCATCGAATCAAGTGCGATTGGCTATGCTTCGGAAAATGACATCAAAGGTTTGTTTGATGACCTTGATACAACCAGTAATCGCTTAGGAAATACGGTTGCAGAGAAGAATAAACGCTTAGCCGATGTCCTTGAAGGAATCAATCAACTGAACTTTGGTCGTTTTGAAGATAATCAAATCGATCTTTTTGGTGATGCTTATGAATTCTTGATTTCAAACTATGCCTCAAACGCTGGTAAATCAGGAGGCGAATTTTTCACACCTCAATCTGTCTCAGCACTACTAGCTAAAATTGTCATGCTTGGGAAAGATGAACATAATAAAATCAATAAAATCTATGACCCTGCCTGTGGTTCAGGCTCTCTTTTGCTTCAAGCGAGAAAGCAATTCTCAGAGCATATCATCGAAGAAGGTTTCTTTGGTCAAGAAATCAATATGACCACCTATAACCTTGCACGCATGAATATGTTTTTACATAATATCAACTATGATAAATTTGATATTAAACGTGGAGATACGCTTATCAATCCACTGCACAATGATGACAAGCCTTTTGATGCCATTGTCTCTAACCCTCCTTATTCCATCAAATGGATTGGTTCAGATGATCCAACTTTAATTAATGATGACCGCTTTAGTCCAGCAGGTGTTTTAGCGCCCAAATCAAAAGCCGATTTTGCCTTTATCATGCACGCTTTAAGTTATTTGTCCGCCAAAGGTCGTGCCGCGATTGTCACTTTCCCAGGGATTTTTTATCGTGGTGGTGCCGAGCAGAAAATTCGTAAATATTTGATTGACAACAACTTTGTGGAGTCTGTTATCCAACTGCCCAGCAATCTTTTCTTTGGGACAAGTATCGCCACTTGTATCTTGATTTTGGCAAAAAATAAGTCGAATACTGATACATTTTTTATTGATGCAAGCAAAGAGTTCAAAAAAGAAACTAATAATAACATTCTAACGACTGATAACATCGATAAAATCCTTGCTCATTTTGATAAAAAAGAAGAGTTGGACTATTTCTCAAAAGCCGTCAAATTTGATGCGATTGTCGAAAATAACTATAATCTCTCTGTTTCTAGCTATGTGGAAGCAGAGGATTTGACGGAGAAGATTGATATTGATGTACTTAATCAAGACATCAAGGTGACTGTTGAGAAGATTGATAAATTGCGAGCTGATATTGATGAGATTGTGAAGGAGTTAAGTAAATGAAAAATCTAATTTTAGAAAAACTCCTAGAAGAACGAAAAAACGGTCTTAAAGGTGGGCTTTATCACAAAACACAAGTCAGCTTGACTTACAATTCCAACCGAATTGAAGGCAGTAAACTGACCGAAGAACAGACGCGCTATGTCTTTGAAACAAAGACGGTTGGTTTTGATGCGGACGGTCTGCCAGTTGATGATATTATCGAAACCAGCAATCATTTTCGAGCGTTTGATTATCTGCTTGACACGATTGAAGAAGATTTGAGCAAGAAAATCATCAAAACTTTTCACAAAATCCTAAAAGAAGGCACAAGCGATAGTCACAATGCTTATTTTAATGTTGGCGATTGGAAAAAAATTCCGAATGAAGTTGGCGATATTAAGACAAGTCTGCCAGAAAATGTCGACTCAGATATTTCCAACCTTCTTGTTGAATATTTGACAAAACCAGCAGTTACTTTTAATGATTTAATCGCTTTTCATGAGCATTTTGAGCGCATTCATTCTTTCCAAGATGGGAATGGTCAAGTTGGACGTTTGATTCTTTTTCGGGAATGCTTGAAACAGGACATTGTGCCCTTTGTGATTGATAATGATAAAAAGTTATTTTACTATCGTGGTTTGCGTGAGTTTGCGACTCAATCGGGTTATTTGATTGAGACTTGTTTAGCGGCGCAAGATTGTTTATAAAGAGTGGGTTCAGTATTTTTATCCAGAGGTTGAGGTGGATGACGATTAAGTTGTTAAAAAAACGGACAACACAAGTGCTGTCCCTCCCAGATCAATGCAAGCATTCTCCTTGGCATAGGTTGAAAAAGCTTATCTGGATGGTATTACGAAGCTTGGGAAAGAAAGGAAGCGGGAAGTTAGGAAGAAAAAATGAAAAAGTTAAGAGAAGATATAACAAAGCAACTTAGAAGTCTAGCAATAACAAAGCAACTGAACTTTTTGATAGGTTCTGGTGTATGTTTTGATGTGATTCCGGGTATGGGTGATAAGGCCTATCGAAATGATGAAATTGAAAATAAACCATGGGTTTCTTTGAGTGTTAATGATAAAGAAGATGTTTCAAAGAAGCTGACAGCCAAAGTATCTGAGGTTAGTAGCGAATTATTGAGTGACAGTCCTGGGGAAGATGTAGCGAATCTACAGAAATCCTTTGATGGATTTATGCAGTCTATTGTGTCTGTATTAAATCTATCGAATTCTCGTCAGACTCCAAGAAGCGCGAATATTTTTTCTACAAATTATGACTTGTTCATTGAAAAATCTGCTGACAATGTCCTGAAAACTAACAGACTAGTTTTTAATGATGGAGCAAGTGGGTATTTTGAGCGTTATTTGGATGGACAAAATTATAATAGATTGGTCTCCTATAAAGGACTTAACGATAACTATATCAGTGAAATCCCACAAATTTCTTTGATTAAACCTCATGGATCAATTAACTGGCAGAAAACCAGTGATGGCAAAATTCAAATAAAGAATGAAGTAGTTTCAAATTCCGAAGTGGTTAATCCTCTAGGTTTTGAATCAGAGGACACATTCTTGAATAATCACTTTCATGAAATGCTTCGTCTTTTTCAACTAGAGTTAGATAAGCCACAAACTGTTTTATTTGTGAGTGGCTTTTCTTTTCAGGACCCTCATATCTCTAAAATGGTCTCGCGTGCTATACAAAATCCTGAATTATTAACTTATGTTTTTGCTTATGACGATAAAGCAAAAATAGATATACTTAATAATATCAAAATATCTGAGAGGGTGAACTTTAAGGTTTTAACACCAAGGGATATTTTTGAAAATGTAGAAATAGAGGATAAGTTGACACTAGAAGTTTTGACCGAGATTCTAAATGGTTCCAGTTTGGAGGATTTGAAAGAAAATGGAAGTTCCAAGTAAAAAACTCGGTGTTATTGTCGGTGTGGACGGTACTGTGGCGCAAGTTGGAATGTATGATATGTCAAACGATACAAATTACATCTGGTTTGGAAATATTTTGTCAGGACCGAAAGTTGGTGCATTTTTAACAATTAATCAAAATTATTCAAAAATTATTGCTAAAGTTATCTCTGAGAAGGTAGTTGACCAGCAAAATACTATCAAGAGTACGGAGTTTGATAATAGGTATAGTAAGAACTCCATCAATAGGGTCATTTATCTTAAAACACAAGGAATAATTGAAGACGGTATATTTCAAGTAACTAGTTCTGTTGTACCGATGGTTGGGAATGAAGTCACTTTAACAACTCAAGAAGAGATAAAAATCATATATAATCTTCATCAAAATGATGCTACTATTTGTGTTGGGAAATCTATACTTGAAAATCAGCCAATACTTCTTTCAATAAATCAACTTTTTGCCAGCCATATTGGGATTTTTGGAAACACTGGAAGTGGAAAATCAAATACCTTGCACAAGGTTTTTCTTGAGTTATTTCGTTCAAAGTATTTACCCCAAATTATCAAGCACTCTCAATTTTTCGTTATTGATTTTAATGGAGAATACACTGGAAAAGATTTGTTTGGTATTGATGAAAACCATAAGAGAATCTTTGGAATTAATACTCGAAAACCTCAGAATGGTCAAAAACTACCAGTTAAAAAAAGTTATTTATTTGATGCAGATATCTTGTCAATTCTTTTTGACGCAAGACCTGCAACACAAGTTCCTTTTTTGAGAAATGCACTTCGTACTTACAGAGAAAAAATTAGTGATGGAATGTCATTTGCGAATCTTGAAATAGGACTATTAAAATCATTAATAATTTCAACAGATAAAGTTGAAAGTAATTCTATTGATGCATGGGTT contains:
- a CDS encoding type I restriction-modification system subunit M; this translates as MTAQNQRQELQRNIWSIADQVRGAVDGWDFKQYILGILFYRFISENFQNYIEAGDPEVHYSDYPDEAISPEIIDDAVKTKGYYIAPSQLFSNVEKTARENADLNTDLKAIFTAIESSAIGYASENDIKGLFDDLDTTSNRLGNTVAEKNKRLADVLEGINQLNFGRFEDNQIDLFGDAYEFLISNYASNAGKSGGEFFTPQSVSALLAKIVMLGKDEHNKINKIYDPACGSGSLLLQARKQFSEHIIEEGFFGQEINMTTYNLARMNMFLHNINYDKFDIKRGDTLINPLHNDDKPFDAIVSNPPYSIKWIGSDDPTLINDDRFSPAGVLAPKSKADFAFIMHALSYLSAKGRAAIVTFPGIFYRGGAEQKIRKYLIDNNFVESVIQLPSNLFFGTSIATCILILAKNKSNTDTFFIDASKEFKKETNNNILTTDNIDKILAHFDKKEELDYFSKAVKFDAIVENNYNLSVSSYVEAEDLTEKIDIDVLNQDIKVTVEKIDKLRADIDEIVKELSK
- a CDS encoding Fic family protein, with the translated sequence MKNLILEKLLEERKNGLKGGLYHKTQVSLTYNSNRIEGSKLTEEQTRYVFETKTVGFDADGLPVDDIIETSNHFRAFDYLLDTIEEDLSKKIIKTFHKILKEGTSDSHNAYFNVGDWKKIPNEVGDIKTSLPENVDSDISNLLVEYLTKPAVTFNDLIAFHEHFERIHSFQDGNGQVGRLILFRECLKQDIVPFVIDNDKKLFYYRGLREFATQSGYLIETCLAAQDCL
- a CDS encoding SIR2 family protein is translated as MKKLREDITKQLRSLAITKQLNFLIGSGVCFDVIPGMGDKAYRNDEIENKPWVSLSVNDKEDVSKKLTAKVSEVSSELLSDSPGEDVANLQKSFDGFMQSIVSVLNLSNSRQTPRSANIFSTNYDLFIEKSADNVLKTNRLVFNDGASGYFERYLDGQNYNRLVSYKGLNDNYISEIPQISLIKPHGSINWQKTSDGKIQIKNEVVSNSEVVNPLGFESEDTFLNNHFHEMLRLFQLELDKPQTVLFVSGFSFQDPHISKMVSRAIQNPELLTYVFAYDDKAKIDILNNIKISERVNFKVLTPRDIFENVEIEDKLTLEVLTEILNGSSLEDLKENGSSK
- the clpB gene encoding ATP-dependent chaperone ClpB, whose amino-acid sequence is MDIEKMTTTMQESLAAAQQIAQTRHQQAIEIPHLWRIFVQPNSFGANFYQDLGINLDEFTSVIEQEIDKIPSVEGSSVSYGQGLSQDLFKLLNEADQIAKKMGDEYLSTEIVLLALFELRQNSLTQYLTTHGVSRQKADEAVKNLRGGDKVTSQNAEETYKALEKYGVDLVQQVKSGKQDPVIGRDEEIRDVIRVLSRKTKNNPVLIGEPGVGKTAIVEGLAQRIVRKDVPENLKDKTIFSLDMGALIAGAKYRGEFEERLKAVLNEVKKSDGQIILFIDELHTIVGAGKTEGSMDAGNLLKPMLARGELHLIGATTLDEYRKYMETDKALERRFQKVLVTEPTVEDTISILRGLKERFEIHHGVTIHDNALVAAATLSNRYITDRFLPDKAIDLVDEACATIRVEMNSLPTELDQANRRLMQLEIEEAALKKERDDASKKRLEILRAEIAELREENNQLKSQWEAEKKEVGKISEKRNELEQARHELDEAQNDGNLEKAAALRYGKIPEIEKTLKELEEKAKSDDLSLVQESVTEEQIAEVVGRMTGIPITKLVEGEREKLLHLPETLHERVVGQDEAVEAVSDAIIRARAGIQDPNRPLGSFLFLGPTGVGKTELAKALAENLFDSEEHMVRIDMSEYMEKHSVSRLVGAPPGYVGYDEGGQLTEAVRRNPYTIILLDEIEKAHPDVFNILLQVLDDGRLTDSKGVLVDFKNTVLIMTSNVGSQYLLDAVSADGKLSEEVNEAVMAQLRAHFKPEFLNRIDDTIIFKPLSLDNIKNIIVKMTSLLTKRLEEMEVTLELTDEVKTWIAENAYEPAYGARPLKRYLTKVIENPLAKLIVGGKILPKSKVLVELNDGQIDFEIQSISE
- a CDS encoding ATP-binding protein; the encoded protein is MEVPSKKLGVIVGVDGTVAQVGMYDMSNDTNYIWFGNILSGPKVGAFLTINQNYSKIIAKVISEKVVDQQNTIKSTEFDNRYSKNSINRVIYLKTQGIIEDGIFQVTSSVVPMVGNEVTLTTQEEIKIIYNLHQNDATICVGKSILENQPILLSINQLFASHIGIFGNTGSGKSNTLHKVFLELFRSKYLPQIIKHSQFFVIDFNGEYTGKDLFGIDENHKRIFGINTRKPQNGQKLPVKKSYLFDADILSILFDARPATQVPFLRNALRTYREKISDGMSFANLEIGLLKSLIISTDKVESNSIDAWVEAASSLQINKSLFDGILNNHFKKSYGNMNIYNESNEVIVENNNISIRGEQFFKLEELASALGDAFNSASEIQKLACFLQFQKVYVSAWKSTNIEFINPLFHRIKTAFDSLEKVVEIKNSIENEFSTLNIISLLHANQEITRLLPMLLSKMIYDEQKIGVSENQAKQTKHLIIDEAHNILNDQFRNNNDDWQDYRLTVFEEIIKEGRKFGFYLTLSSQRPADISPTILSQVHNYFIHRLVNEKDLRMLENTMPTLDASSFQMIPSLGKGEVIITGNSMQVPVFAKISKEEKLRPSSDDINLTEMWSEENE